Proteins from one Deltaproteobacteria bacterium genomic window:
- a CDS encoding response regulator has translation MITKDSRTVLVADDSVFFRTKLSDILVEAGHKVRLVKDGRELIGELKIDSAGIDLLMLDLQMPDMDGFSVLDWLSRNGLKGRFPVLVITGAYEPGEVMEKLKSLGADGLMTKGLTPEQIIFRVNRLLFPDKVSVGRPRLRVPVSIPADFSVGEIVKTGYLLNLSETGAFLNTRTELLAGAVLKLRFSVPGSPGVLEARATVKWSTSDVSSKTLFGGYGVMFTSISDKDLAILREFISGESERLGLEKD, from the coding sequence ATGATAACCAAGGACTCCAGGACCGTCCTCGTGGCGGACGACTCCGTCTTTTTCAGGACCAAGCTGAGCGACATACTCGTCGAGGCCGGGCACAAGGTGAGGCTCGTTAAGGACGGAAGGGAGCTCATAGGGGAGCTCAAGATAGACTCAGCCGGCATAGACCTCCTGATGCTGGACCTCCAGATGCCTGACATGGACGGCTTCAGCGTCCTCGACTGGCTAAGCCGGAACGGCTTGAAGGGCAGGTTCCCGGTGCTCGTCATAACCGGCGCGTATGAGCCCGGGGAGGTGATGGAGAAGCTCAAAAGCCTGGGCGCGGACGGGCTCATGACAAAGGGGCTTACGCCTGAGCAGATAATCTTCAGGGTCAACAGGCTGCTTTTCCCGGACAAGGTATCCGTGGGGAGGCCGAGGCTCAGGGTCCCGGTCTCTATCCCCGCGGACTTTTCGGTAGGCGAAATAGTGAAGACCGGATATCTTTTGAACCTGAGCGAAACAGGCGCTTTCCTCAATACCAGGACCGAGCTTCTGGCCGGGGCGGTCTTGAAGCTCAGGTTCTCGGTACCGGGCTCCCCGGGGGTGCTAGAGGCCAGGGCGACGGTGAAATGGTCCACCTCCGACGTCTCCTCCAAGACCCTTTTCGGGGGCTACGGCGTGATGTTCACATCCATATCAGATAAGGACCTGGCCATCCTCAGGGAGTTCATATCCGGGGAGTCGGAAAGGCTCGGGTTGGAGAAAGACTGA